In a genomic window of Pangasianodon hypophthalmus isolate fPanHyp1 chromosome 1, fPanHyp1.pri, whole genome shotgun sequence:
- the txnipb gene encoding thioredoxin interacting protein b, which translates to MVVLSKKPKSFKIELHDSSKAFYSSGDKVAGRVVVEVSEITRVTAIRLYGIGCAQVEYSKGKQRCKDAVDYLNYQDVLHLDQQPADSDGSVILRPGNRYEYTFGFELPQSGQLVSSYKGKFGYVEYYVKAVMERTCQSDVECKRYFEVEEPIDVNTPDLTSPVAGAKEKKLTCMFIPDGSVSITAKIDRKGYCEGENICINARFENACSRIIVPKAAIIITHTYRANGRTKVLREKISAVRGNHIISGMCDIWQGKTLRVPKLKPTILGCNIIHMDYTLMIYVHIPGSEKLTLELPLVIGTIPFTGFASRTSSMSRQEGSSTATSSLVSMPSAPPSYSEIPVHGCLDPFITPLLDEYDEDDCPIFMHAREYHQTPPPAYTEVQEGCNSSGTTLQLC; encoded by the exons ATGGTTGTTTTGTCTAAAAAACCAAAGAGTTTCAAGATTGAGCTCCACGATTCCAGCAAGGCTTTTTATTCCAGTGGAGATAAAGTGGCTGGGCGAGTGGTGGTGGAGGTGTCGGAGATTACCCGAGTCACAGCCATCAGACTGTATGGAATCGGCTGCGCCCAAGTGGAGTACAGCAAAGGCAAGCAGCGCTGTAAGGATGCCGTAGATTACCTCAACTACCAAGATGTTCTTCACCTGGACCAGCAACCTGCAG ACTCGGATGGATCTGTTATTCTCAGACCTGGAAATAGATATGAGTACACTTTTGGGTTCGAGCTTCCCCAGTCAGG GCAGCTGGTGTCCTCATACAAAGGTAAATTTGGCTATGTTGAGTACTATGTGAAAGCGGTGATGGAGAGGACCTGCCAGTCAGATGTAGAGTGCAAAAGGTACTTTGAGGTGGAGGAACCGATTGATGTCAACACTCCTGACCTTACA tctCCTGTCGCTGGGGCGAAGGAGAAGAAGCTGACCTGCATGTTCATTCCTGATGGCAGCGTGTCAATCACAGCAAAGATTGACCGTAAGGGCTACTGTGAAGGAGAGAACATCTGCATTAATGCCAGATTTGAGAACGCCTGCTCTCGCATTATCGTCCCTAAAGCTGCCATTATTATCACACACACCTATCGGGCCAACGGCCGCACTAAGGTGCTCCGCGAAAAGATCTCAGCTGTCAGGGGTAATCATATCATCTCTGGCATGTGTGACATATGGCAAGGCAAAACCTTACGAGTGCCCAAACTTAAACCCACCATCTTGGGCTGCAACATCATCCACATGGACTACACTCTGATG ATTTATGTGCACATCCCAGGAAGTGAGAAGCTAACCCTAGAACTTCCTTTGGTCATTGGGACAATCCCCTTTACTGGCTTTGCCAGTCGTACCAGCAGCATGAGCAGGCAGGAAGGGAGCTCAACAGCCACCAGTAGCTTGGTGTCCATGCCCTCTGCTCCACCTAGCTACAGCGAAATACCTGTGCATGGCTGCTTGGACCCATTCATCACACCATTGCTAGATGAGTACGATGAAGATGACTGTCCTATCTTCATGCATGCCAGAGAGTACCATCAGACACCCCCTCCAGCCTATACAGAG GTGCAAGAGGGATGCAATAGCAGTGGCACTACCCTCCAGTTATGTTAA
- the hjv gene encoding hemojuvelin, with protein MGMGTRAACSNHVQITWKHHVFNILLLVLLLASQAWAQCRILRCNSEFVAATLDLGGSGGGSGKDSGNVGYCSALRSYATCTRRTARACRGDLAYHSAVQGIEDLLIQHRCPKSGPTAQPRPLPQAPVSGDACFYEKSYVQREGRAPEYLHCGVFGDPHIRTFNNEFQTCAVPGAWPLIDNQFLYIQATSSHTRESSYATALTKITIIFKNWRECAEQQIYQAEVDNVPAAFVDGSTSSGERRGQHSLQVRSQALGRHAEIWAAHIGTTVVVRQSGHSLGLAVRAPRAIIESYTPEQDLQLCLWGCPASQRIETPPVWPTMLAYIHCSSLLPAQDVYFQACLFDLLATGDMNSSSSALEALEDARAMIADPEKVHLVAAAAIRQPSWLIAVFMALLTCRLIF; from the exons ATGGGAATGGGAACACGGGCTGCCTGCAGTAACCATGTACAAATTACATGGAAACATCACGTTTTCAACATACTGCTGCTTGTTCTCCTTTTAGCTTCACAAG CATGGGCCCAGTGTAGGATCCTGAGGTGTAACTCAGAATTTGTAGCTGCAACATTAGACCTGGGAggcagtggtggtggtagtgggaAAGATTCAGGCAATGTGGGTTACTGCAGCGCCCTGCGCTCTTACGCTACCTGCACCCGGCGCACTGCCCGTGCCTGCCGTGGTGACCTGGCTTACCACTCTGCAGTGCAGGGCATTGAGGACTTGCTCATCCAGCACCGGTGTCCTAAGTCAGGGCCCACAGCCCAACCCCGGCCTCTACCCCAGGCCCCAGTATCTGGGGATGCCTGCTTTTACGAGAAAAGCTATGTGCAGCGCGAAGGCCGTGCTCCGGAGTACCTGCACTGCGGTGTGTTCGGAGACCCTCATATCCGCACTTTCAACAATGAGTTCCAGACGTGTGCTGTACCTGGAGCCTGGCCCCTCATTGACAACCAGTTTCTCTACATACAGGCCACCAGCTCACACACTAGAGAGAGCTCTTATGCCACTGCACTCACCAAG ATCactataatttttaaaaactggcGGGAGTGTGCTGAGCAGCAGATTTACCAGGCGGAGGTGGACAATGTCCCTGCAGCATTTGTAGATGGTTCTACAAGCAGTGGTGAGCGGAGAGGTCAGCACAGCCTGCAGGTGCGTTCCCAGGCCCTGGGACGCCATGCTGAGATCTGGGCAGCGCACATCGGCACCACAGTGGTGGTACGTCAGAGCGGCCACTCACTGGGGCTGGCTGTGCGCGCTCCACGTGCTATTATTGAGTCATATACCCCTGAGCAGGACCTGCAGCTGTGCCTGTGGGGATGCCCAGCCTCCCAGCGCATAGAAACACCGCCTGTGTGGCCCACCATGCTTGCATACATACACTGCTCATCTCTACTTCCAGCCCAGGACGTCTACTTCCAGGCATGCCTTTTTGATTTGCTGGCCACTGGGGACATGAACTCCAGCTCATCTGCGCTTGAGGCTTTGGAGGATGCCCGAGCCATGATTGCTGACCCAGAAAAGGTGCATCTAGTGGCAGCTGCAGCAATCAGGCAACCATCATGGCTCATAGCAGTATTCATGGCTCTGCTTACATGTAGACTCATATTTTGA